A single window of Pyrus communis chromosome 10, drPyrComm1.1, whole genome shotgun sequence DNA harbors:
- the LOC137747529 gene encoding vacuolar protein sorting-associated protein 2 homolog 1: protein MSFLFGKRKTPAELLRENKRMLDKSIREIERERGALQGQEKKLILEIKKSAKQGQMGAVKVMAKDLVRTRHQIEKFYKLKSQLQGVSLRIQTLKSTQAMGEAMKGVTKAMGQMNRQMNLPSLQKIMQEFERQNEKMELTTEVMGDAIDDALEGDEEEEETDELVSQVLDEIGIDVNQELVNAPSAAVAAPAAKNKVPQVETAAAGADDGGIDSDLQARLDNLRRM, encoded by the exons ATGAGTTTCCTCTTCGGGAAGCGGAAGACGCCCGCAG AACTTTTGCGGGAAAACAAGAGGATGTTGGACAAATCTATTCGAGaaatagagagggagagaggagcTCTCCAAGGACAAGAGAAGAAACTAATTCTAGAGATTAAGAAAAGTGCCAAGCAAGGGCAGATG GGAGCTGTTAAAGTTATGGCAAAAGACCTTGTTCGAACACGGCATCAGATTGAAAAGTTCTACAAGCTCAAATCACAACTCCAGGGTGTATCTCTTAGAATTCAG ACATTGAAATCGACACAAGCCATGGGAGAGGCGATGAAAGGAGTGACAAAGGCAATGGGCCAGATGAACAGGCAGATGAACTTGCCATCACTGCAGAAAATTATGCAAGAATTCGAGAGGCAGAATGAGAAGATGGAATTGACAACTGAGGTGATGGGCGATGCCATTGATGATGCGCTGGAAGGAgatgaggaagaggaggaaACCGACGAACTAGTGAGCCAAGTTCTTGATGAGATTGGAATTGACGTCAACCAAGAG CTTGTTAATGCACCATCCGCTGCTGTTGCTGCACCGGCTGCGAAGAACAAAGTTCCACAAGTTGAAACAGCGGCAGCTGGAGCTGATGACGGTGGGATAGATAGTGATTTACAGGCGAGGCTAGACAATTTAAGAAGGATGTAG
- the LOC137747715 gene encoding RING-H2 finger protein ATL58-like, with the protein MGYKLHTIQSPFSQPPQPPPTAPPKTNLPMFYYGLIIVSVAAIILAMYNLIFVKLTSNRHDQSPLPRSSISLVDLSRTRRSRSFENLDSFRHVAHLSLRLPALSHSPAGELMESSTADYYAGGEFQRGPACKRSFHAPCIDLWLNSHSDCPLCRTPLPASSWSHPQLTTTPEENSREVLLL; encoded by the exons ATGGGTTACAAGCTCCACACAATACAAAGCCCTTTTTCACAGCCACCGCAGCCCCCGCCTACTGCGCCACCAAAAACCAACTTACCCATGTTCTATTACGGCCTCATAATCGTCTCAGTAGCCGCCATAATCCTAGCCATGTACAACCTTATCTTCGTCAAACTGACTTCGAACCGCCACGACCAGTCTCCGCTACCAAGATCATCAATCAGTTTGGTTGATCTCTCAAGAACACGGAGGAGTAGGAGCTTTGAGAACTTGGACAGCTTCAG ACACGTGGCTCATCTCTCACTCCGACTGCCCGCTCTGTCGCACTCCCCTGCCGGCGAGCTCATGGAGTCATCCACAGCTGACTACTACGCCGGAGGAGAATTCCAGAGAGGTCCTGCTTGCAAACGCTCCTTTCATGCTCCTTGCATAGACTTGTGGCTCAACTCTCACTCTGACTGCCCGCTCTGTCGCACTCCCCTGCCGGCGAGCTCATGGAGTCATCCGCAGCTGACTACTACGCCGGAGGAGAATTCCAGAGAAGTCCTGCTACTGTGA
- the LOC137747705 gene encoding protein Brevis radix-like 4 has translation MLTCIARPKKLGDDSLSQPEVSDSTNTPASSSTKQQAAIKSLTFQLKDMALKASGAYRHCAPCAGPATAAQSRFKGSGESDADSDRFRWSYRRTGSSSSTTPRTWGKEMEARLKGISSGEGTPNSASGRRVDPVVFVEEREPKEWVAQVEAGVLITFVSLPRGGNDLKRIRFSRDIFNKWQAQRWWADNYDRVMELYNVQRFNRNAFPLPTPRRSEDESSKMESAEASPVTPPLTRERLPRNLYRPTGMAMSYSSSDSLDHHPMQSRHYSDSVGVNSTPKLSSISGTKTETSSMDASIRSSSSRDADRSGELSISNASDMETEWVEQDEPGVYITIRALPGGKRELRRVRFSREKFGEVHARLWWEENRARIHEQYL, from the exons ATGCTGACGTGCATAGCTCGCCCGAAGAAACTCGGCGACGACTCGCTGAGTCAGCCCGAGGTCTCCGACTCCACCAACACTCCGGCTTCCTCCAGTACCAAGCAGCAAGCCGCAATTAAATCGCTCACGTTTCAG CTCAAGGACATGGCATTAAAGGCTTCGGGAGCCTACAGGCACTGCGCCCCCTGCGCGGGGCCGGCGACGGCGGCTCAGAGTCGGTTTAAGGGGAGTGGCGAGTCGGACGCCGACTCGGACCGGTTCAGGTGGTCGTACCGGCGGACCGGGAGCTCGAGCTCGACGACGCCGAGGACTTGGGGGAAGGAGATGGAGGCGAGGCTGAAAGGGATCTCCAGCGGCGAGGGGACGCCGAACTCGGCCAGCGGGCGGCGAGTCGACCCGGTCGTGTTCGTGGAAGAGCGCGAGCCCAAGGAGTGGGTGGCTCAGGTGGAGGCCGGAGTTCTCATCACGTTCGTCTCCCTGCCACGTGGCGGGAACGATCTCAAGCGCATTCGGTTCAG TCGAGATATTTTCAACAAATGGCAAGCTCAGAGGTGGTGGGCTGACAACTATGACAGGGTCATGGAACTTTACAATGTTCAAAGGTTTAATCGGAATGCTTTCCCGCTTCCAACCCCACGTAGATCTGAAGATGAG AGTTCAAAGATGGAATCTGCAGAAGCCAGCCCTGTAACTCCACCACTAACTAGAGAACGCCTACCTCGCAACTTGTATCGTCCCACAGGGATGGCTATGAGCTACTCATCCTCAGATTCGCTCGATCATCACCCAATGCAGTCCCGCCATTACAGCGATTCAGTTGGTGTCAATTCCACCCCAAAACTCTCCAGCATAAGTGGGACCAAGACAGAGACATCATCCATGGATGCTTCTATCAGAAGTAGTTCGTCAAGGGATGCAGATCGCTCAGGGGAGCTATCAATCAGCAATGCCAGCGATATGGAGACTGAATGGGTTGAACAGGATGAGCCAGGGGTTTACATCACAATCAGAGCATTACCAGGGGGCAAACGGGAGCTTAGACGGGTCAGATTCAG CCGGGAAAAATTTGGGGAGGTGCATGCCAGATTGTGGTGGGAAGAGAATCGGGCAAGGATACACGAACAATACTTGTGA
- the LOC137747714 gene encoding protein BIG GRAIN 1-like C, whose protein sequence is MYVRERSPREETFSRRRRNPSFSSSLLDSIYRSIDESSGGDGDQGYVRDSSTMVKKQSCSAKGGKEKVNLRRAIMIEKWVEKQNVHSSMFSNSASSSSESSSGAAFSSSETDSSYRSRIKPKAVEGRFVRFEEKEKSESSGGGGFSKTKLRALKIYGELKKVKQPISPGGRIASFINSIFNSGNVKKAKLCHVGAVEDVSITEHVSNSKSSCSSSSAPASTFSRSCLSKPSSRAKKSSNGMKRTVRFYPMRMILGEDSQLSSDHKCVFEEDPSLMPKPSFQKYARSCPANYDTLIQSGESRTQDLVTFNCTTKSTSYRKTCAVSPTSYRTTGAVGPTFVRSFCDNADDEGSDHDAASCSSSDLFELNHPVGVGRYMEELPVYETTNFRTNQAIAQGFL, encoded by the coding sequence ATGTATGTGAGGGAGAGGTCACCGAGAGAAGAAACGTTTTCGAGGCGAAGAAGAAACCCGTCTTTCTCTTCTTCGCTGCTCGACTCCATCTACCGCTCAATTGATGAATCGAGCGGTGGAGACGGAGATCAGGGTTATGTTCGAGATTCGAGTACAATGGTAAAGAAACAGAGCTGCTCTGCTAAAGGAGGCAAAGAGAAGGTTAATCTACGAAGGGCTATTATGATTGAGAAATGGGTTGAGAAGCAGAATGTTCACAGCTCCATGTTCTCGAACTCCGCTTCGAGTTCCTCGGAGTCGAGCTCGGGAGCTGCATTTTCGTCTTCCGAAACAGATTCGAGCTACAGATCAAGAATAAAGCCGAAGGCGGTCGAGGGGAGGTTCGTGCGGTTCGAGGAGAAGGAAAAGAGTGAGAGTAGCGGAGGAGGCGGGTTTTCAAAGACAAAGCTCCGAGCTTTGAAAATCTATGGAGAACTGAAGAAAGTGAAGCAACCTATTTCCCCCGGCGGGCGTATTGCGAGCTTcatcaattcaatttttaattccGGGAACGTCAAAAAGGCAAAACTGTGTCATGTTGGAGCTGTGGAAGATGTGAGCATCACAGAGCATGTTTCGAATTCGAAAtcatcttgttcttcttcttctgcgcCGGCTTCTACTTTCTCAAGGTCTTGCTTGAGCAAACCGTCTTCAAGAGCGAAAAAATCGAGCAATGGCATGAAAAGGACGGTTAGATTTTACCCGATGCGTATGATTCTCGGTGAGGATTCTCAGCTTTCAAGCGACCACAAATGTGTGTTTGAAGAAGACCCAAGCTTGATGCCAAAACCCTCTTTTCAAAAATATGCAAGGTCTTGTCCTGCTAATTATGATACGCTGATCCAATCGGGCGAGAGTCGAACGCAAGACCTGGTTACATTCAATTGTACCACAAAATCAACGAGTTACAGGAAGACTTGCGCGGTTAGTCCAACAAGTTATAGGACGACGGGCGCGGTTGGTCCAACTTTTGTGAGAAGTTTTTGTGACAATGCAGATGATGAAGGAAGTGATCATGATGCCGCGAGTTGTTCAAGTTCTGATCTTTTTGAGCTGAATCATCCAGTTGGGGTTGGAAGGTACATGGAAGAACTTCCAGTGTATGAGACTACTAATTTCAGAACCAATCAAGCTATTGCCCAAGGGttcttgtaa